A segment of the Salminus brasiliensis chromosome 1, fSalBra1.hap2, whole genome shotgun sequence genome:
AGTCCATCATTGGCCTATTGCCATGAAAATACTGAAGACACTGAAAATACAATATTCAGTGCAAATGTAAGCAGTCTGTAACCTGTGAGGAATGTAGGCATAAGAAAAAGACTCACAACATACAATCTGAAAACCGCTGAATGttatttaaaacatacagaCCGTCCAAGTTCAATCGATACCCCAGAGCCAAATCGGCTCAGCATTTCCACACACAAGTACTTTAGCCGCATGCTGCTGTGCACTTGAAGAACGCTCAGCAGAGAGTACGCCCCATCTCTAAAAGGCTGCAGATGATGCACTAGATAGGTGTTTAAGAGACTGGCCTTGGCGGTATGGGAGGCAAGTTTATCCAGTGAAGCTGAGAGCAGATATTTAGGCCACCTGCACAGGCGTTCTGAGACAGCTGTGCGTTGGCTATAGGGAATGAAACTAACACTGGAACATTTAATTAGACTgcagtttttttctgttcaagAACTATTCAATGAGTGCTTGAAACATCTCCTCCTGGGGTCCACGCTGTTCCTTTCGTGGTGCCAAAGAGCAAAGTCCTTCAATCATTATGCATCATGTACCTCAACTCAAAGGCAAGAAGAATCCCTTCCTCTCCTCAGGGAACATTTTCTTATCTTGCGAAATTAAGGTGAGAAAGATTGTCCCTCAGCTTcttttcactgctgtccaaacaCTAAGCATACTCTGAATTCCATGGTTGTTGACAATGAATTGTGTCTTCCAACAGCCAGCACGGGGGGGGAATCATACAGTCCATTTCAGACACCTGAGACACAAACaagaaaataatgaatattcatGATCTAGCTCGTCTTGTTCGGAAAATCTGGTAACGTACTGCATAGGCTTGAGGTTTAGTGGTGTAATACCAGGCCACATatagggcattttcacacctttTCAGGCCCCGTCCACACGTATCCGGACATTTTTATTGAAAGTCAGCATTTTGGCCACCCGTTTTCGTCTCTGCATGGATTTTCAAACACGGAGGGTGGAAAATCTGTTTTTAAACAATATCTGGATACATGTGGATGGGGTCTTtatctggtttgttttcacTATCAGTGTGATTCATTTTGTCAGGTGTGAATATAGTAACTGCACTAAGATGtggaccaaaacaaccacacCGAGACCCCTGAGCTAAGATTCTATTGGTCCTGTCCTAAGGTGAACTCTGGAGCGCCCATAATGGCTCGCATAGTAAGGTGTTAACCTTTGTGAACAAACACTATCTGCTGTTGCTCCATGTTGAATTGCACAGTAATATGCAGACCAAAAAACATAGAGAACATTCTCACATGGTTTGTGGTGACACATGTTGGTGCTCTTGAAGTTTTTCCAATAGTCTATTATCTGGTCTTATTATGTTGCCATGTGTGTTACCTGGTCTCGTGATGTGTCCCTAAGCAGCGAACACAGCAGTAGCGAGCTCCACAGGACACACATGTGTAGTTGGAGGGGGATCCACACACGGTACAGAAATGACGCTGAGGAAGCTTAGAGGGCTCAGCACAGGCTGTCAGATAGTTAGGACCCTCACTTACACTTAAGTCCtgcatacaaacaaacaattgAAAATAattagagaagaaaagagaagagataaGCTATTTGGGTATTCTTGGGGAACAGGAAAGAAACCAGAGAGTTGttcgggaaaaaaaaaaggtttttgtaAAAGCAAAAGGTGAGGGTCTAAAGCAGATGCATTTACAACAGGCAAAACTCACCTCCTCTTCTAGTAGAGCCTGGAAGTTTTTTCGGAACCGCTGCTTAAAATGGTCACCTCTtgtctttttccttctctttcctgAAGGTAACAAAAAGCCACAAATATGTCATGTTCAAGAGCTCAGAATATAGACAGAATGTAAATGAGCATAGCTGCAGATGTCTAGCCACAGAATAAATTCTCAAACTCCAGACAACATCTAACAACTTTAGCCAGAATACAGTTAAAGCTGTAGCCACCAATCATATCCTCAAATGGCCAATGTGGTTGTAGTTTTAATTTTAGgcaagcagaagcagaagcttACACAGCATCTGATTCCACTTGATTAGTCATGAATGCTGCTTTCAAGTGGTCTCAGCACCACCTGAACACCCTTAGCAGTGGGCTAATGTTCAAAGCAGCATGAAGCAATAGTGAATTTCAGCCATTTAGGttgtaactgtttttttttcatgctatTTTATTGTGGTGGAAAAAGGAAACTTCAAACATACTGTATGAAAtctgtagaaaaaaaagaaaaaagaaaaagattccTATATAGAATTTGTTC
Coding sequences within it:
- the znhit1 gene encoding zinc finger HIT domain-containing protein 1 codes for the protein MAEKKIAVRSQDPGQRRVLDNATRQRRLTRQLEALEKDNFQDDPHASLPQLVKRLPQFDENNESGKRRKKTRGDHFKQRFRKNFQALLEEEDLSVSEGPNYLTACAEPSKLPQRHFCTVCGSPSNYTCVSCGARYCCVRCLGTHHETRCLKWTV